One window of the Atribacteraceae bacterium genome contains the following:
- a CDS encoding diguanylate cyclase, whose product MSLPDILSFIFLVTSAAYFFYGVMVFSYNGRSTMHRVLFCSFLCLSWWAFTFTIANTAPDTETALLWRRLASAGWGIYYSLFLHYILILTEKNALLQKYWLYLLLYLPAALNVFLYGIYDQTARASYHLLKTPLGWVNIAGVRALDMAHFVSYIGFTLAGIILLFHWGLTAQERAKRKIALLIGGSALLALIIGTLTEHLLSAFFQINFPQVAPIVIIIPAVAMFYCIRHYGLMRQRPKERAPAENQLLSEYAQAGLFLYLTLASFFGGLIGFAALFFTNQASLAVTLVFSAVFMVAGIIIYVTRYLSLKADLKDTVVGVTLAVTLPVLTVLIYEFTTAYSWTLPVIFVLIAIIFSNKRIIVLMGISVIFSLIWSWVNTPVLPVTFTGADHAVRMVTMAVMFSIVLYVNHIFKQAITESQEKANREKLLSEIASALMTVNDGNIEAKIKEVLAVWGRHLQADCLDIFFLDDGQRTVKNAYQWCGNTAPSSAENEEIFAAAVGLSRFWGEGDPGSAEVNALAGSETESQWAEKIKAGLLTIIPLKSAEQLIGIVAIEKSAGKSGWKEEQRNICHIVARMVTDVWLKIEADRKIKYEAYYDSLTGLPNRRYFTDRLSQAIDMAMRTDKLVGVLFIDIDSFKSVNDAMGHADGDLFLQQVGQRMQKSVREYDLVARFGGDEFLIMVPQADDSTSIERVAAKVLENLKAPMAVREQKFFISVNIGAAVFPTDGDEPNALLKNADIAMYASKEIGKNRHALCSAAMKKETHANFTLTNDLRWALERNELFLHYQPQLKTATEEIIGVEALLRWRHPRLGTIAPSVFIPLAEKSGQISNIGSWTIKQASIQNKIWQKAGLKPISVAVNLSLGQFLDANLVKVVQNS is encoded by the coding sequence TTGTCTTTACCGGATATACTATCCTTTATCTTTCTTGTAACAAGCGCAGCCTATTTTTTCTACGGGGTGATGGTGTTCTCCTACAACGGCCGGTCAACCATGCACCGCGTACTGTTTTGCAGCTTTCTTTGCCTTTCCTGGTGGGCCTTTACCTTCACCATCGCCAACACTGCCCCGGATACCGAAACCGCCCTGTTATGGCGCCGTCTCGCCTCAGCCGGATGGGGCATTTATTACAGCCTGTTTTTGCACTATATTTTGATCCTGACCGAAAAAAACGCCCTGCTGCAAAAGTACTGGCTCTATCTGCTTTTATACCTGCCGGCCGCCCTGAATGTTTTCCTTTACGGAATCTATGACCAGACAGCCCGCGCTTCTTACCACCTGCTTAAGACCCCGCTTGGATGGGTTAATATTGCAGGAGTAAGAGCTTTGGATATGGCCCATTTCGTAAGCTATATTGGTTTTACCCTCGCTGGCATTATTCTCCTGTTTCATTGGGGCCTGACCGCGCAGGAACGGGCAAAAAGAAAAATAGCGCTGCTCATCGGAGGCTCCGCTTTATTGGCCCTGATTATCGGCACCTTGACCGAACATCTGCTCAGCGCATTTTTCCAGATTAATTTCCCCCAAGTGGCCCCAATAGTGATCATAATCCCCGCGGTGGCCATGTTTTATTGTATCCGACACTACGGACTGATGCGGCAAAGGCCAAAAGAGAGGGCGCCGGCGGAAAATCAGCTGCTGAGTGAATATGCCCAGGCAGGATTATTCTTGTATCTGACCCTGGCATCTTTCTTTGGCGGCCTTATCGGCTTTGCGGCCCTCTTTTTCACCAATCAGGCTTCCCTGGCAGTTACATTGGTTTTTAGCGCGGTGTTTATGGTGGCGGGAATAATCATCTACGTAACAAGATACCTCAGCCTGAAAGCGGATTTAAAAGATACCGTTGTCGGAGTTACCCTGGCAGTGACATTACCGGTTTTGACCGTGCTTATCTATGAGTTTACAACCGCATACTCATGGACTTTGCCGGTGATATTTGTGTTGATTGCGATTATTTTCAGCAATAAAAGAATAATTGTCCTAATGGGAATATCTGTAATATTTTCATTAATCTGGTCCTGGGTGAATACTCCTGTCCTGCCGGTAACGTTCACAGGAGCAGACCATGCGGTTAGAATGGTTACAATGGCGGTGATGTTCAGCATTGTGCTCTACGTCAATCACATTTTTAAGCAGGCCATAACGGAGAGCCAGGAAAAAGCAAATAGAGAAAAGCTCTTGTCGGAGATAGCCTCTGCGCTGATGACGGTTAATGATGGCAACATCGAAGCGAAAATCAAGGAAGTGCTGGCCGTGTGGGGGAGACACCTCCAGGCGGACTGCCTGGATATCTTTTTCCTGGACGACGGGCAAAGGACAGTTAAAAACGCCTATCAATGGTGCGGCAACACCGCCCCCAGCTCTGCAGAAAATGAGGAGATTTTTGCCGCCGCAGTCGGCTTGAGCCGCTTTTGGGGCGAAGGAGATCCTGGCAGTGCGGAGGTTAATGCTTTAGCCGGGAGCGAAACGGAAAGCCAATGGGCGGAAAAAATAAAGGCCGGCCTCTTGACAATTATCCCATTAAAGAGTGCCGAGCAGCTGATTGGTATCGTTGCCATCGAAAAAAGCGCCGGTAAATCGGGATGGAAGGAAGAACAGCGGAATATATGCCACATTGTGGCGCGCATGGTTACAGATGTCTGGCTCAAGATAGAAGCTGACAGAAAGATCAAGTATGAGGCGTATTATGACAGCCTGACCGGCCTGCCAAACAGGCGGTACTTTACAGACCGGCTAAGTCAGGCCATCGATATGGCCATGCGCACCGATAAGCTGGTCGGTGTTTTGTTTATAGATATTGATTCGTTCAAATCCGTCAACGATGCCATGGGTCATGCCGACGGGGATCTGTTCTTGCAGCAGGTTGGCCAAAGGATGCAAAAAAGCGTGCGCGAGTATGATCTGGTGGCCCGCTTCGGCGGGGACGAGTTTCTCATCATGGTGCCCCAGGCCGACGATAGCACAAGCATTGAAAGGGTGGCCGCCAAAGTATTGGAGAACCTGAAGGCGCCCATGGCGGTCAGAGAACAAAAATTCTTTATTTCCGTAAACATAGGTGCTGCCGTCTTCCCCACAGATGGGGATGAGCCCAATGCTTTGCTCAAAAACGCCGATATTGCCATGTATGCGTCCAAGGAAATTGGCAAGAACAGGCATGCCCTTTGCTCCGCCGCCATGAAAAAAGAGACGCACGCAAATTTCACCCTGACCAATGACCTGCGTTGGGCCCTGGAACGAAACGAGCTGTTTTTGCACTATCAGCCCCAACTTAAAACGGCAACCGAAGAGATAATCGGAGTGGAAGCTTTGCTCAGGTGGAGGCATCCGCGCCTGGGGACAATCGCGCCCTCTGTCTTTATACCGCTGGCAGAAAAAAGCGGTCAAATCAGCAATATCGGGTCATGGACCATCAAACAGGCATCTATCCA